The Pseudomonas berkeleyensis genome includes a region encoding these proteins:
- a CDS encoding ParA family protein, with amino-acid sequence MKVWAVANQKGGVGKTTTSIALAGLLADAGKRVIVVDLDPHGSMTSYFGHDPDALEHSCFDLFLHQGNVPQGLPKQLLHSTSHEGISLLPSSTALATLERQSPGQNGLGLVIAKSLAQLWGDFDHAVIDSPPLLGVLMVNALAASQQLVIPVQTEFLAVKGLERMISTLAMINRSRKQALPYTIVPTLFDRRTQASMSTLRVLRNTYPEHLWPAYIPVDTRLRDASRAGRTPSQFDANSRGVIAYRALLKHLLNHQPAAQVA; translated from the coding sequence ATGAAAGTCTGGGCAGTAGCCAATCAGAAAGGTGGGGTCGGCAAGACCACCACCTCCATCGCCCTGGCAGGCCTGTTGGCCGATGCCGGCAAGCGTGTGATCGTGGTCGATCTCGATCCGCATGGATCGATGACCAGTTATTTCGGTCATGATCCCGATGCGCTGGAGCACAGTTGCTTCGATCTGTTCCTGCATCAGGGCAACGTGCCGCAAGGCTTGCCCAAGCAGTTGCTGCACAGCACCAGCCACGAAGGGATTTCCCTGTTGCCATCGAGCACCGCGCTGGCCACGCTCGAGCGCCAGTCGCCTGGGCAGAACGGTCTGGGCCTGGTGATAGCCAAGAGCCTGGCGCAACTCTGGGGTGATTTCGATCACGCCGTCATCGACAGCCCGCCCTTGCTTGGCGTGTTGATGGTCAACGCCCTGGCAGCCAGCCAGCAACTGGTGATCCCGGTGCAGACCGAGTTTCTCGCGGTCAAGGGGCTGGAGCGCATGATCAGCACCCTGGCGATGATCAATCGTTCGCGCAAGCAGGCGTTGCCCTACACCATCGTGCCGACGCTGTTCGATCGCCGAACCCAGGCGTCCATGAGCACCTTGCGCGTGCTGCGCAATACCTATCCCGAGCATCTGTGGCCGGCGTACATTCCGGTCGACACGCGCTTGCGTGATGCCAGCCGCGCTGGCCGCACGCCATCCCAGTTCGACGCCAATAGCCGCGGCGTGATCGCTTATCGTGCCCTGCTCAAGCATCTGCTGAATCATCAGCCAGCGGCGCAGGTGGCCTGA
- the fleN gene encoding flagellar synthesis regulator FleN: MGMHPVQVIAVTGGKGGVGKTNVSVNLSMALADLGRRVMLMDADLGLANVDVLLGLTPKRTLADVIAGECDLRDVLLQGPGGVRIVPAASGTQSMVSLTPMQHAGLIQAFSDISENLDVLVIDTAAGIGDAVVSFVRAAQEILVVVCDEPTSITDAYALIKLLNRDHGISRFRVLANMAHSPQEGRNLFAKLTKVTDRFLDVALQYVGAVPYDECVRKAVQKQRAVYEAFPRSKCALAFKAIAQKVDTWPLPANPRGHLEFFVERLVQQPTADSAV; encoded by the coding sequence ATGGGTATGCATCCCGTACAGGTGATTGCGGTGACTGGCGGCAAAGGTGGCGTCGGCAAGACCAACGTGTCGGTCAATCTGTCCATGGCCCTGGCCGATCTCGGCCGTCGGGTGATGCTGATGGACGCTGACCTTGGCCTGGCCAACGTCGACGTTCTGTTGGGACTGACGCCCAAACGCACCCTGGCCGATGTGATCGCCGGTGAATGCGATCTGCGTGACGTGCTGCTGCAGGGGCCCGGTGGTGTTCGTATCGTGCCGGCGGCGTCCGGTACGCAGAGCATGGTCAGCCTTACGCCCATGCAGCACGCTGGCCTGATCCAGGCGTTTAGCGACATCAGCGAGAACCTCGACGTGCTGGTGATCGACACCGCGGCCGGTATTGGCGATGCGGTGGTCAGTTTCGTTCGCGCAGCGCAGGAAATTCTCGTGGTGGTGTGCGATGAGCCGACCTCGATCACCGACGCCTACGCGCTGATCAAGCTGCTCAATCGCGACCACGGCATCAGCCGCTTCCGCGTTTTGGCCAACATGGCCCACAGCCCGCAGGAAGGGCGCAATCTCTTTGCTAAGCTGACCAAGGTGACGGATCGTTTCCTCGATGTCGCCCTGCAGTATGTCGGTGCCGTGCCCTACGATGAGTGCGTGCGCAAGGCCGTGCAGAAACAGCGCGCCGTCTATGAAGCCTTCCCTCGATCCAAGTGCGCTCTGGCGTTCAAGGCGATAGCTCAGAAGGTCGACACCTGGCCGTTGCCGGCCAATCCCCGTGGCCATCTGGAGTTTTTCGTCGAGCGTCTGGTGCAGCAACCGACTGCAGACTCGGCCGTATGA
- a CDS encoding flagellar motor protein, which yields MDVLSLIGVILAFVAILGGNYLEGGNAGALLNGPAALIVIGGTLGAAFLQAPVSVFKRAMGIVRWIFFPPRIDLVGGINRVVGWSMVARKEGLLGLESVADAEPDPYARKGLQLLVDGAEPESIRSILEVDLYTQEARDIQAAKVFESMGGYAPTIGIIGAVMGLIHVMGNLADPSMLGSGIAVAFVATIYGVGFANLLLLPIGNKLKSIALRQSRYREMLLEGILSIAEGENPRSIELKLQGFMD from the coding sequence ATGGATGTATTGAGCCTAATCGGCGTCATCCTGGCGTTCGTCGCGATACTGGGTGGCAATTATCTCGAAGGCGGTAACGCCGGGGCGCTGCTCAATGGCCCGGCGGCACTGATCGTTATCGGCGGTACCCTGGGCGCGGCGTTCCTGCAGGCCCCCGTCAGTGTGTTCAAACGCGCCATGGGTATCGTGCGCTGGATCTTCTTTCCGCCGCGCATCGACCTGGTGGGCGGCATCAACCGGGTTGTGGGCTGGAGCATGGTGGCGCGCAAGGAAGGTCTGCTCGGCCTCGAGTCGGTGGCCGATGCCGAGCCCGATCCTTATGCGCGCAAGGGCCTGCAATTGCTGGTCGACGGTGCCGAGCCGGAATCCATTCGCAGCATCCTGGAGGTCGATCTCTACACCCAGGAAGCACGCGATATCCAGGCGGCCAAGGTATTCGAGAGCATGGGCGGCTACGCCCCGACCATCGGCATCATCGGTGCGGTAATGGGCCTGATCCACGTGATGGGTAACCTGGCTGACCCGAGCATGCTCGGCAGCGGTATCGCCGTGGCCTTCGTCGCCACCATCTATGGCGTCGGCTTCGCCAACCTGCTGTTGTTGCCGATCGGCAACAAGCTCAAGTCCATTGCGCTGCGCCAGTCGCGCTATCGCGAGATGTTGCTGGAGGGCATCCTGTCCATCGCCGAGGGTGAGAACCCGCGCTCTATCGAACTGAAGCTGCAAGGCTTCATGGACTGA
- a CDS encoding chemotaxis protein CheA yields MSFGADEEILQDFLVEAGEILEQLSEQLVELESRPDDMNLLNAIFRGFHTVKGGAGFLQLNELVECCHIAENVFDILRKGERRVDSELMDVVLEALDAVNGMFGEVRERREPTPATPELLAALARLAEPAGADSAPAAPAPAREPEPVAVPEPVAAAPASGDITDSEFEQLLDALGDAPASESVAASDEITDDEFESLLDQLHGKGQFSGTVEASADVAVAAAPAATPAGDDITDDEFEALLDQLHGKGQFSTAPEAAAPVAAAVEAAAPVSDDITDDEFESLLDQLHGKGKFVPPSEPAPAPAAVAKPAAAKAAPAKPAAKAEPAAARAPAAPAPVADKAVAPASEAETTVRVDTARLDEIMNMVGELVLVRNRLVRLGLNSGDEAMSKAVSNLDVVTADLQTSVMKTRMQPIKKVFGRFPRLVRDLARNLKKEINLELVGEETDLDKNLVEALADPLVHLVRNAVDHGVETPEEREKAGKARAGRVVLSAEQEGDHILLSITDDGKGMDADVLRAKAVEKGLLDKDAADRLNEFECYNLIFAPGFSTKTEISDVSGRGVGMDVVKTKISQLNGTVNVFSQKGQGSKIIIKVPLTLAIMPTLMVMLENQAFAFPLVNVNEIFHLDLSRTNVVDGQEVVIVRDKALPLFYLKRWLVPQAFHEGQREGHVVILTVGSQRIGFVVDQLVGQEEVVIKPLGKMLQGTPGMSGATITGDGRIALILDVPSMLKRYARRF; encoded by the coding sequence ATGAGCTTCGGCGCCGATGAAGAGATCCTCCAGGATTTCCTGGTAGAGGCCGGCGAGATTCTCGAACAGTTGTCCGAACAATTAGTCGAGCTGGAAAGCCGACCGGACGACATGAACCTGCTCAACGCCATCTTTCGCGGTTTCCATACCGTCAAGGGCGGAGCGGGCTTCCTCCAGCTCAATGAGCTGGTGGAGTGCTGCCATATCGCCGAAAACGTCTTCGACATCCTGCGCAAGGGTGAGCGTCGCGTCGATTCGGAATTGATGGATGTGGTGCTCGAGGCTCTTGATGCTGTCAATGGCATGTTCGGCGAGGTGCGTGAGCGCCGCGAGCCGACACCAGCCACTCCTGAACTGCTGGCGGCATTGGCGCGCCTGGCCGAGCCGGCGGGCGCCGACTCGGCTCCCGCAGCCCCGGCTCCTGCTCGTGAGCCCGAGCCTGTAGCAGTGCCCGAGCCGGTCGCTGCGGCTCCCGCCTCGGGCGACATCACTGACAGCGAATTCGAGCAACTGCTCGATGCCCTGGGGGATGCGCCGGCCAGCGAGAGCGTTGCTGCCAGCGATGAAATTACCGACGACGAGTTCGAGTCTCTGCTCGATCAGTTGCATGGCAAGGGCCAGTTCAGCGGTACGGTCGAGGCTTCGGCTGACGTTGCCGTCGCGGCAGCCCCTGCCGCAACTCCGGCTGGTGACGATATCACCGACGACGAATTCGAGGCCCTGCTCGATCAACTGCATGGCAAGGGCCAGTTTTCCACAGCACCTGAAGCGGCCGCTCCGGTCGCTGCGGCAGTCGAAGCCGCTGCGCCGGTCAGTGATGACATTACCGATGACGAGTTCGAATCCCTGCTCGATCAGTTGCATGGCAAAGGCAAATTCGTTCCTCCGAGCGAGCCTGCACCGGCACCTGCTGCGGTAGCCAAGCCTGCTGCAGCCAAGGCTGCTCCGGCCAAGCCCGCAGCCAAGGCCGAGCCTGCCGCGGCGCGTGCGCCGGCCGCTCCGGCACCGGTTGCGGACAAGGCGGTAGCACCGGCGAGCGAGGCGGAAACCACCGTGCGGGTCGATACCGCTCGCCTCGACGAGATCATGAACATGGTCGGCGAGCTGGTGCTGGTGCGTAACCGCCTGGTACGCCTGGGGCTCAACAGCGGTGACGAGGCCATGTCCAAGGCCGTGTCGAACCTCGACGTGGTGACTGCGGATCTGCAGACCTCGGTGATGAAGACCCGCATGCAGCCGATCAAGAAGGTCTTCGGCCGCTTCCCTCGCCTGGTACGCGATCTGGCGCGCAACCTGAAGAAGGAAATCAACCTCGAGTTGGTGGGTGAAGAGACCGACCTCGATAAGAACCTGGTCGAGGCTCTCGCCGACCCGCTGGTGCACTTGGTGCGCAATGCCGTCGACCACGGCGTAGAAACCCCGGAAGAGCGCGAGAAGGCTGGCAAGGCTCGCGCAGGCCGCGTGGTGCTGTCCGCCGAGCAGGAAGGCGACCATATCCTGCTGTCGATCACCGACGACGGCAAAGGCATGGATGCCGACGTGCTACGTGCCAAGGCCGTCGAGAAAGGCCTGCTGGATAAGGACGCGGCCGATCGCCTGAACGAGTTCGAGTGCTACAACCTGATCTTCGCCCCGGGCTTCTCGACCAAGACCGAGATTTCCGATGTGTCCGGCCGCGGTGTCGGCATGGACGTGGTGAAAACCAAGATTTCCCAGCTCAACGGCACGGTCAACGTGTTCTCGCAGAAGGGCCAGGGCTCGAAGATCATCATCAAGGTGCCATTGACCCTGGCGATCATGCCGACGCTGATGGTGATGCTGGAGAACCAGGCTTTCGCTTTCCCGCTGGTCAACGTCAACGAGATCTTCCACCTCGACCTGTCGCGCACCAACGTGGTCGATGGCCAGGAAGTGGTGATCGTGCGTGACAAGGCGCTGCCCCTGTTCTATCTCAAGCGTTGGCTGGTGCCGCAGGCCTTCCATGAAGGTCAGCGCGAAGGTCATGTGGTGATCCTCACCGTCGGTAGCCAACGCATCGGCTTTGTCGTCGATCAATTGGTCGGCCAGGAAGAAGTGGTAATCAAGCCACTGGGCAAGATGCTTCAGGGCACGCCCGGGATGTCCGGCGCCACGATCACTGGTGATGGACGCATCGCGTTGATTCTCGACGTACCGAGCATGCTCAAGCGCTATGCTCGACGTTTCTGA
- a CDS encoding CheW domain-containing protein, translating into MSRNLATATRSQLALQSYLDGLLQEAAAELEMSVSLDEFEAAVLEEQVRDARLIEPVAFAEIVEPPVLAAVEVAPVELLAPVQAPVVEDIAPPVVAAVVDFATQPAGVLADGRPTWAEEPFECLLFDVAGLTLAVPLICLGSIYPLEGQELTPLFGQPEWFLGILPSQTGNLKVLDTARWVMPDRYRDDFRDGLQYVISVQGYEWGLAVHQVSRSIRLDPSEVKWRSQRTQRPWLAGTVIEHMCALLDVAALAELIASGGAKRLAAGKLH; encoded by the coding sequence ATGAGTCGTAACCTCGCCACTGCCACGCGTTCCCAGCTGGCCTTGCAGTCGTACCTCGATGGTCTGCTGCAGGAGGCTGCTGCCGAGCTGGAGATGTCCGTCAGTCTCGACGAGTTCGAGGCTGCCGTGCTCGAGGAGCAGGTGCGCGATGCGCGCCTGATCGAGCCCGTCGCGTTCGCCGAGATCGTCGAGCCACCGGTGCTCGCAGCAGTCGAGGTCGCGCCTGTCGAGTTGCTTGCGCCGGTGCAAGCGCCTGTCGTCGAGGACATCGCGCCCCCAGTGGTTGCCGCTGTGGTGGATTTCGCCACGCAGCCTGCCGGTGTTCTGGCAGATGGGCGGCCGACCTGGGCCGAGGAACCGTTCGAGTGCCTGCTGTTCGATGTCGCCGGGTTGACCCTGGCGGTACCGCTGATCTGCCTGGGATCGATCTATCCGCTGGAAGGGCAGGAGCTGACGCCGTTGTTCGGTCAGCCGGAATGGTTCCTCGGCATTCTGCCGAGCCAGACCGGCAACCTGAAAGTACTGGATACCGCGCGCTGGGTGATGCCTGATCGCTATCGCGATGATTTTCGCGATGGCTTGCAGTACGTGATTTCGGTACAAGGCTACGAGTGGGGGCTGGCCGTGCATCAGGTCAGCCGCTCGATTCGCCTTGATCCGAGTGAGGTCAAGTGGCGCAGTCAGCGTACCCAGCGGCCCTGGCTGGCGGGAACAGTGATCGAACACATGTGCGCACTGCTCGACGTCGCGGCCTTGGCCGAATTGATCGCCAGCGGTGGTGCCAAACGCCTGGCCGCAGGAAAACTGCATTGA
- the fliA gene encoding RNA polymerase sigma factor FliA, translating into MTAASGLRMYNKAQAQDSQHQLIERYAPLVKRIAYHLLARLPASVQVDDLIQAGMIGLLEASRKYDSSKGASFETFAGIRIRGAMLDEVRKGDWAPRSVHRNSRMVSDAIRVVEARTGRDAKDHEVAAELQLSLEDYYGILGDTLGSRLFSFDDLLQDGEHGGLHEDAGHTHLEPSRDLEDERFQAALADAIAGLPERERLVLALYYDEELNLKEIGEVLGVSESRVSQLHSQCAARLRSRLSEWRAG; encoded by the coding sequence ATGACAGCAGCCTCTGGACTTCGTATGTACAACAAGGCTCAGGCGCAGGATTCCCAGCATCAGCTGATCGAGCGCTATGCGCCACTGGTCAAGCGGATTGCCTATCACTTGCTGGCACGTCTGCCGGCCAGCGTGCAGGTCGATGACCTGATCCAGGCCGGCATGATCGGTCTGCTCGAAGCCTCGCGCAAATACGACTCCAGCAAGGGCGCCAGCTTCGAAACTTTCGCCGGTATCCGTATCCGTGGGGCCATGCTCGACGAGGTGCGCAAGGGCGATTGGGCACCGCGTTCGGTACACCGCAACAGCCGTATGGTCAGCGATGCGATTCGCGTTGTTGAGGCCAGAACGGGGCGTGACGCTAAAGATCACGAAGTTGCGGCCGAACTCCAATTGAGTCTGGAGGATTACTACGGCATTCTTGGCGACACTTTGGGCAGCCGCCTGTTCAGCTTCGACGACCTGTTGCAGGACGGCGAGCATGGCGGGCTGCACGAAGACGCCGGGCACACCCACCTCGAACCTTCGCGGGACCTCGAAGACGAACGCTTCCAGGCGGCCTTGGCCGATGCCATCGCTGGTTTGCCGGAGCGTGAACGTCTCGTGCTGGCGCTGTATTACGACGAAGAACTGAACTTGAAAGAAATCGGCGAAGTGCTGGGGGTTAGCGAGTCACGCGTCAGCCAGTTGCACAGCCAGTGCGCAGCGCGTCTGCGTTCGCGGCTGAGTGAATGGCGCGCTGGCTGA
- a CDS encoding protein-glutamate methylesterase/protein-glutamine glutaminase, with translation MAVKVLVVDDSGFFRRRVSEILSADPSIQVVGTATNGREAIDQALALKPDVITMDYEMPMMDGITAVRNIMQRCPTPVLMFSSLTHEGARVTLDALDAGAVDFLPKNFEDISRNPEKVKQMLCEKVHTIARSNRRFSSAAVAPAPTAASPAVAPISRPAVAPVRPATPAATPRTASTPGASSAAPSSAAPKRKSYKLVAIGTSTGGPVALQRVLTQLPANFPAPLVLIQHMPAAFTKAFAERLDKLCRIQVKEAEDGDVLRPGLALLAPGGKQMMVDARGVVKILPGDERLNYKPCVDITFGSAAKSYGDKVLAVVLTGMGADGREGARLLKQGGSQVWAQDEASCVIYGMPMAVVKASLADAIYSLDDIGRHLTEACQ, from the coding sequence ATGGCAGTTAAGGTTCTGGTAGTGGACGACTCCGGTTTTTTCCGCCGGCGCGTTTCGGAAATTCTGTCTGCTGACCCCAGTATTCAGGTCGTGGGCACGGCCACCAACGGGCGGGAAGCCATCGATCAGGCGTTGGCGCTCAAGCCTGACGTGATCACCATGGATTACGAGATGCCGATGATGGACGGCATCACTGCGGTACGAAACATCATGCAGCGCTGCCCGACGCCGGTGTTGATGTTCTCCTCGCTGACCCACGAAGGTGCCCGTGTCACCCTCGATGCACTGGATGCCGGGGCGGTGGACTTCCTGCCGAAGAATTTCGAAGACATCTCGCGCAATCCCGAGAAGGTCAAGCAGATGCTGTGCGAGAAGGTGCATACCATCGCGCGCAGCAATCGCCGTTTCAGCTCGGCTGCAGTGGCTCCGGCGCCGACTGCGGCCAGTCCGGCAGTGGCGCCGATTAGTCGTCCTGCTGTCGCGCCAGTGCGTCCAGCCACGCCTGCCGCCACGCCGCGTACCGCATCGACGCCAGGCGCTTCCAGTGCCGCGCCGAGCTCGGCTGCGCCCAAGCGCAAGTCTTACAAGCTGGTGGCCATCGGTACCTCCACCGGCGGCCCGGTGGCACTGCAACGTGTACTGACCCAATTGCCGGCTAATTTCCCGGCACCGCTGGTGTTGATCCAGCATATGCCGGCAGCTTTCACCAAGGCCTTTGCCGAGCGCCTGGACAAGCTCTGCCGCATCCAGGTCAAGGAAGCTGAGGATGGCGATGTACTGCGCCCTGGCCTGGCGCTGCTAGCTCCTGGCGGCAAGCAGATGATGGTCGATGCCCGTGGCGTGGTGAAGATTCTGCCCGGCGATGAGCGCCTCAACTACAAACCCTGCGTGGATATCACCTTCGGTTCGGCGGCCAAGTCCTATGGCGACAAGGTGCTGGCAGTGGTACTGACCGGCATGGGCGCCGACGGCCGTGAGGGCGCGCGCCTGCTCAAGCAGGGTGGCAGTCAGGTGTGGGCTCAGGATGAGGCCAGTTGCGTGATCTATGGCATGCCGATGGCGGTGGTCAAGGCCAGTCTGGCCGATGCGATCTACAGCCTGGATGACATCGGTCGGCATCTGACCGAGGCTTGCCAATGA
- the flhF gene encoding flagellar biosynthesis protein FlhF encodes MQVKRFFAADMRTAMKLVRDELGADAAIIGNRRVAGGVELTAALDYQVTPAPVRPNPALEAELRKTQARIASAQAELATRAEQDAGKDRQLFANESLLAPELPATPVKPQRPVEAAVPATPAVDPRALDAMRFELHGLRELIEVQLGSIAWGQLQNRRPQQANLWRRLQRMGLSAELSQALLSKVAGVAEPRQAWRMLLAHLAHAIRTPKVEPLEEGGVIALVGPAGMGKTTTLAKLAARYVLKYGAQQVALVSMDSYRIGAQEQLKTLGRILGVSVTQVDPGQSLLQALTPLAKKRVVLVDTAGLPGNDPALRLQLESLASARINAKNYLVLAATSQSQVLKAAYHSYKRCGLAGCILTKLDEAVSLGEVLGLAIGQHLPVAYVTDGPRIPDDLQVPRSHQLVSRAVGLQAAEEPSEDAMAQMFAGLYQKPARAG; translated from the coding sequence ATGCAGGTCAAACGCTTCTTCGCCGCCGATATGCGAACCGCCATGAAACTGGTGCGTGACGAGCTGGGTGCCGATGCTGCGATCATTGGCAACCGCCGCGTGGCCGGTGGTGTCGAGCTGACTGCCGCGCTGGACTATCAGGTGACGCCGGCTCCGGTGCGACCGAACCCGGCGCTGGAAGCCGAGCTGCGCAAGACCCAGGCGCGCATCGCCAGTGCCCAGGCCGAACTCGCCACCCGTGCCGAGCAGGACGCCGGCAAGGATCGCCAGTTATTCGCCAACGAATCTCTGCTGGCACCCGAGCTGCCAGCCACTCCGGTCAAGCCGCAGCGTCCGGTCGAGGCCGCAGTACCTGCTACGCCGGCCGTCGACCCCCGTGCGCTGGATGCCATGCGTTTCGAGTTGCACGGCCTGCGTGAGCTGATCGAAGTGCAACTGGGCTCCATCGCCTGGGGCCAGCTGCAAAATCGCCGTCCGCAACAAGCTAATCTGTGGCGCCGCCTGCAACGCATGGGTCTGTCTGCCGAGCTGTCGCAGGCGCTGCTGAGCAAGGTGGCAGGTGTGGCTGAGCCGCGCCAGGCCTGGCGCATGCTGCTGGCGCACCTGGCTCACGCGATCAGAACGCCGAAGGTAGAGCCGCTGGAGGAGGGCGGGGTGATTGCCCTGGTCGGTCCGGCCGGTATGGGCAAGACCACCACCCTGGCCAAGCTGGCCGCGCGTTACGTGCTTAAGTACGGCGCGCAGCAGGTCGCTCTGGTGAGCATGGACAGTTACCGTATTGGCGCGCAGGAGCAACTCAAGACCCTGGGGCGTATCCTGGGCGTATCGGTGACTCAGGTCGATCCTGGTCAGTCGTTGTTGCAGGCGCTGACTCCGCTGGCGAAGAAACGTGTGGTGCTGGTCGACACAGCAGGCCTGCCGGGTAACGATCCCGCACTGCGTCTGCAACTGGAAAGCCTGGCGTCGGCGCGTATCAATGCGAAAAATTATCTGGTTCTGGCGGCAACAAGTCAGAGCCAAGTGCTCAAGGCGGCCTACCATAGTTACAAGCGTTGTGGACTGGCAGGCTGCATACTGACGAAACTGGACGAGGCGGTGAGCCTGGGCGAGGTTTTAGGTCTGGCTATAGGCCAGCATCTGCCGGTAGCCTATGTCACGGACGGGCCGCGTATTCCGGACGATCTGCAGGTGCCGCGCAGTCATCAACTGGTCAGTCGCGCAGTAGGTTTGCAGGCCGCCGAAGAACCGAGTGAAGATGCCATGGCGCAGATGTTTGCCGGGCTCTACCAGAAGCCGGCTCGTGCCGGTTGA
- the motD gene encoding flagellar motor protein MotD, producing MARRRHQEEHENHERWLVSYADFITLLFAFFVVMYSISSINEGKYKILSESLTGVFNQPDRAIKPIPVGEERPRTSEPDNTALDDPSSDATLQSIASSVREVFGELIQSDQLTLRGNEMWIEIELSSSLLFPSGDAIPNNQAFDIIEKVAKILAPYQNPVKVEGFTDNLPIQTAQYPTNWELSSARASSIVRMLAMDGVDPSRLAAVGYGEFQPVADNATAEGRGRNRRVVLVISRNLETRRSDGSAATQQSEAGTQPAPASASGVPQS from the coding sequence ATGGCACGCAGGCGGCATCAGGAAGAACATGAGAACCATGAGCGTTGGCTGGTTTCCTACGCCGACTTCATCACGCTGCTGTTCGCCTTCTTCGTGGTGATGTATTCGATCTCCTCGATCAACGAAGGCAAGTACAAGATCCTCTCGGAGTCGCTGACAGGCGTATTCAACCAGCCTGACCGCGCGATCAAGCCCATTCCGGTGGGTGAAGAGCGGCCACGCACCAGTGAGCCCGACAACACTGCACTGGACGATCCCAGCTCGGACGCCACCTTGCAGAGCATTGCTTCCAGCGTGCGTGAAGTGTTCGGTGAGTTGATCCAGAGCGACCAGTTGACCCTGCGTGGCAACGAGATGTGGATCGAGATCGAGCTGAGTTCGAGCCTGCTGTTTCCTAGCGGCGACGCCATTCCGAACAATCAGGCGTTCGACATTATCGAGAAGGTCGCCAAGATTCTGGCGCCGTATCAGAATCCGGTAAAAGTCGAAGGCTTCACTGACAATCTGCCGATTCAGACCGCCCAGTACCCAACCAACTGGGAGTTGTCTTCGGCGCGCGCGTCGAGCATCGTGCGTATGCTGGCTATGGATGGCGTCGACCCTTCGCGTTTGGCGGCCGTCGGTTACGGCGAGTTCCAGCCGGTGGCCGACAATGCCACGGCGGAGGGCAGGGGACGCAATCGCCGGGTGGTACTGGTGATTTCGCGTAACCTCGAAACCCGCCGCAGCGATGGCAGCGCCGCGACTCAGCAGTCCGAGGCTGGCACGCAACCTGCACCAGCGTCTGCGTCGGGGGTTCCACAGTCGTGA
- a CDS encoding protein phosphatase CheZ, with product MEHDDSTLGDLESTLKSNARDLVDSLEQGNFGAAVQLINELNKVRDRGLYHEVGKLTRELHNAIVNFQLDPRMPHAQELSQIADATERLNYVVTMTEKAANRTMDLVEQSAPLVNDLSDEAQSLSVEWGRFMRREMGADGFRELAKRIELFLARSERDGNKLSSHLNDILLAQDYQDLTGQVIKRVTQLVTEVESNLLKLMLMASQVDRFAGIQHDHEVLRTEQEKLKEPSRGEGPQIHADKRDDVASSQDDVDDLLSSLGF from the coding sequence ATGGAACACGATGACTCCACGCTGGGTGACCTTGAGTCGACCCTGAAAAGCAATGCCCGCGATCTGGTCGATAGCCTCGAACAAGGCAACTTCGGCGCCGCGGTACAACTGATTAATGAGCTCAACAAGGTTCGTGATCGTGGCCTGTATCACGAGGTCGGCAAGCTGACCCGTGAGCTGCACAACGCCATTGTCAATTTCCAGCTTGATCCGCGTATGCCGCATGCCCAGGAGCTGTCGCAGATCGCCGATGCCACCGAACGCCTGAATTACGTTGTCACCATGACCGAGAAGGCTGCCAATCGCACCATGGATCTGGTGGAGCAGAGCGCGCCGCTGGTCAATGACCTGAGCGATGAGGCGCAGAGTCTGAGCGTCGAGTGGGGCCGTTTCATGCGTCGTGAAATGGGCGCCGATGGCTTTCGTGAGTTGGCCAAACGCATCGAACTTTTCCTCGCTCGCAGCGAGCGTGATGGCAACAAACTTTCCAGTCACCTCAACGACATTTTGCTGGCACAGGACTATCAGGATCTGACCGGGCAAGTGATCAAGCGTGTCACCCAACTGGTGACCGAGGTGGAAAGCAACCTGCTCAAGCTGATGTTGATGGCCAGTCAGGTCGACCGTTTTGCCGGTATTCAGCACGACCATGAAGTGCTGCGCACCGAACAGGAAAAATTAAAAGAGCCATCGCGGGGTGAAGGTCCGCAGATTCATGCCGATAAGCGTGATGACGTTGCCTCCAGCCAGGACGATGTCGACGACCTGCTGTCCAGCCTAGGGTTCTAA
- a CDS encoding chemotaxis response regulator CheY, translating to MKILIVDDFSTMRRIIKNLLRDLGFTNTAEADDGTSALPMLQSGSFDFLVTDWNMPGMTGIDLLRAVRADERLKHLPVLMVTAEAKRDQIIEAAQAGVNGYVVKPFTAQVLKEKIEKIFERVNG from the coding sequence ATGAAAATCCTCATCGTTGACGATTTCTCGACGATGCGACGGATCATCAAGAACCTCTTGCGGGACTTGGGTTTCACCAACACCGCAGAAGCCGACGATGGCACCTCGGCGTTGCCGATGTTGCAAAGCGGCAGTTTCGATTTTTTGGTGACCGACTGGAACATGCCCGGTATGACCGGCATCGACCTGCTGCGTGCCGTGCGCGCCGATGAACGCCTGAAGCACCTGCCGGTGTTGATGGTGACTGCCGAAGCCAAGCGCGATCAGATCATCGAGGCGGCCCAAGCTGGTGTGAACGGCTATGTGGTCAAACCCTTCACCGCCCAGGTGCTGAAGGAAAAGATCGAGAAGATCTTCGAGCGGGTCAACGGCTGA